AACAGTATTTAAACACTTAGACTACCTACAAAAACACTTCAATCCATCGGGCCAAAACTAATCCTCTTGGTCTCTTCCAACCCGTTCAAAAAAGTATCGGTTCAGTACATTCAAAGCTGCGTTTAGGGAATATATGTTGAACCTATAAACACAGACACAAATGCCCGATATATTATTGTTGATACTCGATGCTGCCGTTTCGGCGGGCGTGGGTGCAGTAATTGTCTACTTCGTTATTAAAAATACTACCAAGAAAACAGAAGAAGACGCCCAACAACGTGCTGCCGAAATCCTTAAGAATGCGGAGATTACAGCGGAAAATATCAAAAAAGACCGCATTCTGGAAGCCAAAGAAAAGTATTTGAGACTGAAGTCGGAATTTGAAGAAGACTCAAATAAAAAGAAGCAGATCATTCTTCAAAACGAACAGAAGATCAAGCAGCGCGAGCAGCAGCTCAATCAAATGACGGAGCAAAATAAACGTCGTGAGAATGAGTTGGAAGCCCTTAAAAAGAACCTCGAACAACAAACGGAAGTAGCCGTAAAGCGTCGCGATGAGGCCGAGAAGATGCACCGCTCGCAAGTGGAACAACTCGAGCGTATCGCTAACCTGACCGCCGAGCAGGCCAAGCAGCAATTGGTGGAAGCCCTTCAGGCCGATGCACAGTCACAGGCCTCTGCTTACATCAAAAATACCATTGATGAAGCCAAACTGACGGCAACCAAAGAAGCCAAGAAGATCGTTATCGAAACCATTCAGCGCACCGCGTCTGAGCATGCCATTGAAAACACCGTTTCCGTTTTCAACATTGAAAGCGATGATGTGAAAGGGAAAATCATTGGACGTGAAGGCCGTAATATTCGTGCCCTGGAAGCGGCTACGGGTTGCGAGATCATCGTGGATGACACCCCCGAAGCCATCGTTATTTCGGGTTTTGATCCCGTACGTCGTGAAATTGCCCGTTTGTCGCTGCACCGACTGGTGCAGGATGGACGTATTCACCCGGCCCGTATTGAAGAAGTGGTTTCAAAAACCAAGAAAAATATTGACGACGAGATCGTTGAGATCGGTGAGCGTACCGTCATTGATTTGGGTGTGCATGGATTACACCCTGAACTTGTAAAAATGATTGGCCGGATGCGCTTCCGTTCGTCATACGGTCAGAACCTGCTCCAGCACTCGCGCGAAGTAGCCCGTTTGTGTGCCACGATGGCCGCCGAATTGGGGTTGAATGCCAAACTCGCCAAGCGCGCAGGGTTGTTGCACGATATTGGAAAAGTATGGCCGGAAGAATCAGAACTTCCGCACGCGATCTTAGGGATGGAGTTGGCCAAAAAATACAAAGAGAATCCGGAAGTATGCAATGCCATCGGTGCTCACCACGATGAGATCGAGATGACCAGCATGATGTCGCCGATTATCCAGGTGTGTGATGCCATTTCGGGCTCACGTCCGGGGGCTCGTCGGGAAATGATGGAATCGTACATTCAGCGTTTGAAAGACCTGGAAGCGTTGGCGACCAACTTCCCCGGCGTTGATAAATGCTATGCCATTCAGGCCGGTCGTGAGTTGCGGGTCATTGTCAACTCCGATACCGTGAATGATGATACGGCAGGCAAGCTTTCGTTTGATATTTCACAGAAAATTGAGAAAGAAATGCAGTATCCGGGCCAGATCAAAGTCACGGTGATCCGTGAAATGCGCTCGGTAGCCTATGCAAAATAAAGAAGAAAGCATTTTTCTTTTTGCAAACATAAAGAAAAACCCGTCGTGAACAGCGACGGGTTTTCTGTTTATAACCGGTGGAGAAATAATATTTATGGACTTGAGAATATTGCTAACACCTGCCCCTCTTTCTGTTTACAACCGGTGGAGAAGTAATCTGCCGGTGAGCAACCCGGCACACACTACAGGCTTTGGAACGGTCTGCCGCGCGTAAGCCCAACATTTGTAGAAGCTGTACTAAGAATTTTTGGCGTCATCGCTGACAATACACCGCTCATTTTTGAGCAGATGCAGGTTCTCGTCCACTTTCAATCGTGTTTTTTCGTTGTCAAATTCCCCGGCGTAGGCGGCTTTCAGCTCCCGGCGCTTGATGGCCTCCAGAAATCGGCGAGTATCTTCTTTGGTTTCGAGCGTAAGAGGAGGTACTTCGGTGGGCTTGCCTTCGTCATCTTTGGCCACCATGGTAAAA
Above is a window of Runella slithyformis DSM 19594 DNA encoding:
- the rny gene encoding ribonuclease Y, whose amino-acid sequence is MPDILLLILDAAVSAGVGAVIVYFVIKNTTKKTEEDAQQRAAEILKNAEITAENIKKDRILEAKEKYLRLKSEFEEDSNKKKQIILQNEQKIKQREQQLNQMTEQNKRRENELEALKKNLEQQTEVAVKRRDEAEKMHRSQVEQLERIANLTAEQAKQQLVEALQADAQSQASAYIKNTIDEAKLTATKEAKKIVIETIQRTASEHAIENTVSVFNIESDDVKGKIIGREGRNIRALEAATGCEIIVDDTPEAIVISGFDPVRREIARLSLHRLVQDGRIHPARIEEVVSKTKKNIDDEIVEIGERTVIDLGVHGLHPELVKMIGRMRFRSSYGQNLLQHSREVARLCATMAAELGLNAKLAKRAGLLHDIGKVWPEESELPHAILGMELAKKYKENPEVCNAIGAHHDEIEMTSMMSPIIQVCDAISGSRPGARREMMESYIQRLKDLEALATNFPGVDKCYAIQAGRELRVIVNSDTVNDDTAGKLSFDISQKIEKEMQYPGQIKVTVIREMRSVAYAK